The proteins below come from a single Malus domestica chromosome 03, GDT2T_hap1 genomic window:
- the LOC103407637 gene encoding uncharacterized protein: MDIEHQETRFPPLTASDQERKPAKILSREEMESNNEGMFLKLKVAKPEPLGQNPQNFSAAPLPEFTRFCEVCFKGFSSGKALGGHKRMHVQANRELFNQSRKNTISSKPNNSKPSNSNVGSSNAGGVLGIGGNSSTISNMKPVCCVCGKNFPSMKSLFGHMRSHPEREWRGIQPPPTAKNSSSSTVSDAVPDQSNRKAQEDQIESDETFFRSKSSVLNLSKTLPKWSQTARRGRKSGSTGFESNSDQSVSGLDSRSPRTVEEDEEQMEEAVHDLLMLAQANPLEGGGADETMYEVTNSNFLITTNQDREGGLPYHGHTAPSTVGSTNKRKGASSEVKRSEKKWYDAYGGGFGQEKSTVKNFLKLGLMEEENIGNYNNMEDELSDSQNSESIAVVRRKRRKMKLVDLEGRLRYKCNLCAKCFPSHQALGGHMSSHNKLKGITVAHSSMEDQSACADDPAAEDRVHGDEAERVALDHLQHHQCKICNKTFPTGQALGGHKRCHWTGPTEQQQQQVVVVGPSEQLHKQVVVVGPSEQLQQQLQAHSSQTIVGGRGGGKVLNFDLNELPPMEEDNQEGADNLWAPTVGKNWRRCASLRVSEPGLASLQWLRKGKVVMVGGGKGRMWGRGESRKGMNNKFI, encoded by the exons ATGGATATCGAACACCAAGAGACTAGGTTTCCACCACTAACTGCCAGCGATCAAGAGCGAAAGCCCGCAAAGATACTGAGCCGCGAAGAGATGGAGAGCAACAATGAAGGCATGTTTCTGAAGCTCAAGGTTGCAAAGCCGGAACCTTTAGGCCAAAACCCTCAAAACTTTTCTGCTGCTCCGCTGCCGGAATTTACCCGATTTTGCGAGGTCTGCTTCAAGGGTTTCAGCTCAGGTAAGGCTCTCGGAGGCCACAAAAGAATGCATGTTCAAGCTAACAGGGAATTGTTTAATCAGTCTCGCAAGAACACGATTTCATCAAAACCCAACAATTCGAAACCAAGCAATTCCAATGTTGGAAGCTCGAATGCTGGTGGGGTTTTGGGGATTGGAGGAAATAGCAGCACCATCAGCAATATGAAGCCTGTTTGTTGCGTTTGCGGCAAGAATTTTCCGTCGATGAAGTCACTTTTTGGGCATATGAGGTCGCATCCAGAGAGAGAGTGGAGGGGAATTCAGCCGCCTCCGACCGCCAAAAACAGCTCTTCTTCCACTGTGTCAGATGCTGTGCCTGATCAGAGTAATAGGAAAGCTCAGGAGGATCAGATTGAGTCTGATGAGACTTTTTTCAGGTCGAAAAGTTCGGTTCTTAATCTGTCCAAGACTCTGCCTAAATGGTCACAAACCGCAAGGAGAGGGAGGAAGAGCGGCAGCACGGGATTTGAGTCCAACTCTGACCAGTCCGTCTCCGGATTGGATTCGAGAAGTCCCAGGACTGTTGAAGAGGACGAAGAGCAGATGGAGGAAGCTGTCCATGATCTTTTGATGCTAGCTCAGGCCAATCCATTGGAAGGAGGAGGAGCTGATGAGACCATGTATGAGGTCACCAACAGCAATTTCTTGATCACCACCAATCAGGACCGAGAGGGTGGACTTCCATACCACGGACACACTGCACCCTCCACCGTGGGGTCCACAAACAAGAGGAAGGGAGCATCATCTGAGGTGAAGAGGAGTGAGAAAAAATGGTATGATGCATATGGTGGTGGGTTTGGTCAAGAAAAGTCAACGGTGAAGAATTTCTTGAAGCTTGGATTAATGGAGGAGGAAAATATTGGAAACTATAATAATATGGAGGATGAATTGTCAGACAGTCAGAATTCTGAGAGCATTGCGGTggtgaggaggaagaggaggaagatgaAGTTGGTGGACTTGGAAGGAAGGCTGAGGTACAAGTGCAATCTCTGTGCGAAGTGTTTCCCGAGCCACCAAGCTCTGGGAGGACACATGTCAAGCCACAACAAGCTCAAGGGGATCACGGTGGCCCACTCATCAATGGAGGACCAGTCTGCATGCGCTGACGATCCGGCTGCTGAAGATAGGGTGCATGGTGATGAAGCAGAAAGAGTAGCACTTGATCATCTGCAGCATCACCAATGCAAAATCTGTAACAAGACCTTCCCAACAGGTCAGGCTTTGGGGGGTCACAAGAGGTGCCACTGGACTGGCCCCAccgagcagcagcagcagcaggtggtggtggtgggtccTTCTGAGCAGCTACACAAGCAGGTGGTGGTCGTGGGTCCTTCTGAGCAGCTACAGCAGCAGCTGCAAGCTCATTCCAGTCAGACTATAGTAGGTGGTCGTGGTGGAGGAAAAGTTTTGAACTTTGACCTAAATGAGCTTCCACCAATGGAGGAGGATAACCAGGAAGGTGCAG ATAATCTTTGGGCACCGACGGTGGGGAAGAACTGGAGGAGGTGTGCGAGTTTGAGGGTGAGCGAGCCTGGATTGGCCTCATTGCAGTGGCTGAGGAAGGggaaggtggtgatggtgggcGGGGGGAAAGGAAGAATGTGGGGACGGGGTGAAAGCAGGAAAGGGATGAACAACAAATTCATATGA
- the LOC103407636 gene encoding high mobility group B protein 10-like isoform X2, producing the protein MSKVPTPKITEKEKPSSSSATSAHQQQLLSLPANGSSLSSPASAPKAYPSPTATYEEVVQSSDLFWEKLKEFHDSFRTKFMIPTVGGKTLDLHLLFVEVTSRDGLEKVIRDRKWKEVITAFNFPTTITSASFVLRKYYLSLLYHFEQAYYFHKEVYSIPVLEPLSKNLFNGSATVEEGASRNQFPESTEVQLGCSIMGTIDGKFDSGYLATVNLGSDELKGVLYHAPTSTYVSQSFSDMPTRRNRKRSRLALRDPFRPKSNRSGYNFFFAEHYARLKPLYYGQERAISKKIGYLWNNLTEAEKQVYQDKATKDKERYRTELLEYKSSYNPTQQ; encoded by the exons ATGTCTAAGGTCCCAAcaccaaaaattacagaaaaggagaagccttcttcttcctcagccACTTCAGCTCACCAACAACAACTCCTCTCTCTCCCCGCCAATGGGTCTTCTCTCTCATCCCCCGCCTCCGCTCCAAAGGCTTATCCTTCACCCACAGCAACGTACGAGGAAGTCGTTCAAAGCTCCGACCTTTTCTGGGAAAAGCTCAAGGAGTTTCACGATTCGTTCAGAACCAAATTCAT GATTCCTACCGTAGGAGGAAAAACTCTGGATCTACATCTCCTTTTTGTAGAAGTCACATCTCGTGATGGGCTTGAAAAG GTGATTAGAGATCGCAAATGGAAGGAAGTGATTACGGCCTTCAATTTCCCAACAACAATTACCAGTGCTTCGTTTGTCTTACGGAAGTACTACTTGTCTTTGCTGTATCACTTTGAGCAGGCCTATTATTTCCACAAAGAAGTTTATAGCATACCAGTGCTTG AGCCTCTAAGCAAGAACCTTTTCAATGGGTCAGCCACCGTGGAGGAAGGTGCAAGTAGAAACCAATTTCCAG AAAGCACAGAAGTGCAGCTTGGTTGTTCAATCATGGGAACCATTGATGGGAAATTTGACAGTGGATATCTGGCTACTGTCAACTTGGGTTCTGATGAACTGAAAGGTGTCTTGTATCATGCTCCTACATCTACATATGTTTCTCAGAGTTTTTCGGACATGCCTACTCGACGGAACCGAAAGAGATCCAGGTTGGCATTACGTGATCCCTTTCGGCCCAAGTCAAACAGGAGCGGTTACAATTTCTTCTTCGCTGAGCATTATGCCAGATTAAAACCTTTGTACTATGGGCAAGAGAGAGCCATCAGCAAGAAAATTGGGTATCTATGGAACAATCTCACAGAGGCTGAGAAACAG GTTTATCAGGATAAAGCGACGAAGGACAAGGAGAGATACAGGACCGAACTGCTGGAATATAAATCTTCCTACAATCCTACGCAGCAATAG
- the LOC103417553 gene encoding photosystem I reaction center subunit V, chloroplastic — protein MAATSSALFSAPSISSTATRHHQTLSPTQISFQGLRPLTKSSPPTKLGLHAPSTRRSSCVVKAELNPSLVISLSTGLSLFLGRFVFFNFQRENVAKQGLPEQNGVTHFEAGDTRAKEYVSLLKSNDPVGFNIVDVLAWGSIGHIVAYYILATSSNGYDPKFFE, from the coding sequence ATGGCAGCCACCTCCTCCGCCTTGTTCTCAGCCCCGTCCATCTCCTCCACAGCCACAAGGCACCACCAAACCCTATCACCAACCCAAATCTCCTTCCAAGGCCTCAGACCCCTCACCAAGTCCTCCCCTCCCACCAAGCTGGGTTTGCATGCACCCAGCACCAGGAGAAGTTCATGCGTCGTCAAAGCTGAGCTGAACCCATCACTGGTCATCAGCCTGAGCACCggactctctctcttccttggGAGGTTTGTTTTCTTCAACTTCCAGAGAGAGAATGTGGCCAAGCAAGGGTTGCCGGAGCAGAACGGGGTGACGCACTTTGAGGCTGGGGACACTAGGGCTAAGGAGTATGTGAGCCTCCTCAAGTCTAATGACCCTGTTGGGTTCAACATTGTGGATGTTTTGGCTTGGGGTTCTATCGGTCATATCGTGGCTTACTACATCTTGGCCACCTCTAGCAATGGCTATGATCCCAAGTTCTTTGAATAA
- the LOC103407636 gene encoding high mobility group B protein 10-like isoform X1 — MSKVPTPKITEKEKPSSSSATSAHQQQLLSLPANGSSLSSPASAPKAYPSPTATYEEVVQSSDLFWEKLKEFHDSFRTKFMIPTVGGKTLDLHLLFVEVTSRDGLEKVIRDRKWKEVITAFNFPTTITSASFVLRKYYLSLLYHFEQAYYFHKEVYSIPVLEPLSKNLFNGSATVEEGASRNQFPGQESTEVQLGCSIMGTIDGKFDSGYLATVNLGSDELKGVLYHAPTSTYVSQSFSDMPTRRNRKRSRLALRDPFRPKSNRSGYNFFFAEHYARLKPLYYGQERAISKKIGYLWNNLTEAEKQVYQDKATKDKERYRTELLEYKSSYNPTQQ; from the exons ATGTCTAAGGTCCCAAcaccaaaaattacagaaaaggagaagccttcttcttcctcagccACTTCAGCTCACCAACAACAACTCCTCTCTCTCCCCGCCAATGGGTCTTCTCTCTCATCCCCCGCCTCCGCTCCAAAGGCTTATCCTTCACCCACAGCAACGTACGAGGAAGTCGTTCAAAGCTCCGACCTTTTCTGGGAAAAGCTCAAGGAGTTTCACGATTCGTTCAGAACCAAATTCAT GATTCCTACCGTAGGAGGAAAAACTCTGGATCTACATCTCCTTTTTGTAGAAGTCACATCTCGTGATGGGCTTGAAAAG GTGATTAGAGATCGCAAATGGAAGGAAGTGATTACGGCCTTCAATTTCCCAACAACAATTACCAGTGCTTCGTTTGTCTTACGGAAGTACTACTTGTCTTTGCTGTATCACTTTGAGCAGGCCTATTATTTCCACAAAGAAGTTTATAGCATACCAGTGCTTG AGCCTCTAAGCAAGAACCTTTTCAATGGGTCAGCCACCGTGGAGGAAGGTGCAAGTAGAAACCAATTTCCAGGTCAGG AAAGCACAGAAGTGCAGCTTGGTTGTTCAATCATGGGAACCATTGATGGGAAATTTGACAGTGGATATCTGGCTACTGTCAACTTGGGTTCTGATGAACTGAAAGGTGTCTTGTATCATGCTCCTACATCTACATATGTTTCTCAGAGTTTTTCGGACATGCCTACTCGACGGAACCGAAAGAGATCCAGGTTGGCATTACGTGATCCCTTTCGGCCCAAGTCAAACAGGAGCGGTTACAATTTCTTCTTCGCTGAGCATTATGCCAGATTAAAACCTTTGTACTATGGGCAAGAGAGAGCCATCAGCAAGAAAATTGGGTATCTATGGAACAATCTCACAGAGGCTGAGAAACAG GTTTATCAGGATAAAGCGACGAAGGACAAGGAGAGATACAGGACCGAACTGCTGGAATATAAATCTTCCTACAATCCTACGCAGCAATAG